Proteins found in one bacterium genomic segment:
- the dprA gene encoding DNA-processing protein DprA, translating to MTEQESWLALNMVSGIGPLRFRSLLRHFGSAQRVLDASVKELSAVEGFGQTLAEELVKERKELDVEAELKSLQKMGAVLLTLKDEDYPAHLKAIYDPPPVIYLKGGIKKTDRIALAVVGSRRTTSYGRAVTRRLVMGLAARGFTVVSGMARGIDTAAHRAALDSGGRTMAVLGCGLDVIYPPENKQIMEEIAEAGVVMTEFPLTTPPDKGNFPRRNRIISGLTLGTLVVEAGERSGALITADYALEQGREVFAVPGRVDGWEARGCHWLIKQGGAKLVEAVEDIVEEFSPLLDSWPMEPLKPDKSQPVTVMPELAKEEKIVYDLVSDQPVHIDSLINHSHLTVPRVNTILLSLEMKGLVQQQRGKMFVRNH from the coding sequence ATGACCGAGCAGGAATCCTGGTTGGCGCTGAATATGGTTTCGGGAATCGGCCCTTTGAGGTTTCGCTCACTTCTTCGTCATTTTGGGTCTGCCCAGCGGGTTCTCGATGCTTCGGTTAAAGAGCTTTCCGCGGTAGAAGGATTTGGTCAAACCCTGGCAGAGGAGTTAGTGAAAGAAAGAAAAGAGCTGGATGTTGAGGCAGAGCTGAAATCTCTCCAGAAGATGGGGGCCGTTCTCTTAACCTTGAAAGATGAAGATTATCCGGCTCATCTGAAGGCCATTTATGATCCGCCTCCGGTGATTTACCTTAAGGGGGGGATAAAGAAAACCGATCGGATCGCCCTGGCTGTGGTTGGTTCTCGGCGGACAACATCTTATGGCCGGGCGGTAACCAGGCGGTTGGTTATGGGTTTGGCCGCCAGGGGTTTTACCGTGGTGAGCGGCATGGCCAGGGGTATTGATACGGCTGCCCATCGGGCGGCTTTAGACTCTGGTGGACGAACGATGGCCGTTTTGGGTTGCGGCCTGGACGTTATATATCCGCCGGAAAATAAGCAGATTATGGAAGAAATTGCCGAAGCCGGGGTAGTTATGACAGAGTTTCCCCTTACTACCCCGCCTGACAAAGGCAACTTTCCCCGACGGAACCGGATTATCAGTGGTCTTACCCTGGGAACACTGGTGGTTGAAGCCGGTGAACGGAGCGGGGCTTTGATTACGGCTGATTATGCCCTGGAGCAGGGCCGGGAGGTGTTTGCTGTCCCGGGAAGGGTCGATGGCTGGGAGGCCCGGGGATGTCATTGGTTAATCAAACAAGGTGGGGCCAAGTTGGTTGAAGCGGTGGAGGACATTGTCGAGGAATTTAGCCCCCTTTTGGATTCGTGGCCGATGGAACCGTTAAAGCCTGATAAATCTCAGCCTGTTACGGTGATGCCTGAGTTAGCTAAAGAGGAAAAAATCGTCTACGACCTGGTTTCCGACCAGCCTGTTCATATTGATTCCCTGATTAATCATTCCCATTTGACGGTCCCCCGAGTTAACACCATCCTGTTAAGCCTGGAAATGAAGGGACTTGTTCAGCAGCAGAGAGGGAAGATGTTTGTAAGAAACCATTAA
- a CDS encoding bifunctional (p)ppGpp synthetase/guanosine-3',5'-bis(diphosphate) 3'-pyrophosphohydrolase: protein MDIEKVIEQVRSYNPEADFELIKKAYWIAAIAHQGQQRLSGEPFISHPLWVAYILAELKLDVVTIAAGLLHDVVEDTILIPEEIKEFFGDEIAGLVDGVTKLRDIARQSRETRRVENLRKMLMAMAADIRVILIKLVDRLHNMRTLGSLERDRQIRVAHETQEIYAPLAHRLGIGRIKAELEDLALLYLETERYKEIKEKVAADKQRREAYIEEVKKILEERLKEVGIKAVVTGRSKHYYSIYRKMVSQNKTFEEIYDLFALRVITNSKQDCYGVLGIVHALWKARPGRFKDYINMPKTNMYQAIHTTVMGPHNRLMEVQIKTKEMHEVAEYGVAAHWRYKEGKPRDAKFDEKLAWLRRIVQTQEELGDEWDFMDGVMTDLFADEVFVFTPKGEIKALPRGSTPIDFAYSIHTDVGSHCKGARVNNRIVPLRYKLISGDIVEIMTSPRAHPSRDWLGLVKTVRARGKIRQWLLKSRVEEVEGEKPPSKDEAGREFHPPSQAGWPLPLVKPRQRASSTGVRVSGVMDMDVRFAKCCSPVPGDKVVGYVTQGRGVSIHRKDCPNILALPEISKRRLPVSWDQGSSASFEVGITSLAHDRAGLMADMLAAISATQTTINAADARKTEDSMATCHFTVLISHQTELEDILKALEKVPGVVKTYRSKPI, encoded by the coding sequence ATGGATATCGAGAAGGTTATAGAACAAGTTAGGTCATATAATCCGGAGGCTGATTTTGAACTTATCAAAAAGGCTTACTGGATAGCCGCTATTGCTCACCAAGGGCAACAGAGGCTCTCCGGTGAGCCTTTTATTTCTCATCCCCTCTGGGTGGCTTACATCCTGGCTGAATTGAAATTGGATGTAGTAACTATTGCGGCTGGTCTTCTACACGATGTGGTGGAAGATACTATCCTCATTCCGGAGGAGATCAAAGAGTTCTTTGGCGATGAGATTGCGGGTTTGGTGGATGGAGTAACAAAATTAAGGGACATAGCCAGGCAGAGTCGAGAGACCAGGAGGGTGGAGAACCTCCGTAAGATGCTTATGGCTATGGCGGCGGACATTCGGGTTATTCTTATCAAGCTGGTTGACCGTCTTCATAATATGAGGACCTTAGGGTCGCTGGAGCGTGATCGTCAAATTCGAGTGGCCCATGAAACCCAGGAAATTTATGCCCCCCTGGCCCACCGACTGGGAATAGGCAGGATAAAGGCGGAACTGGAAGACCTGGCTTTACTATATCTGGAGACGGAACGCTACAAGGAAATTAAGGAAAAGGTGGCGGCTGATAAGCAAAGACGGGAGGCGTATATTGAAGAGGTGAAGAAGATTCTGGAAGAGAGGTTGAAGGAAGTTGGCATTAAAGCCGTGGTTACTGGTCGGTCTAAACATTATTATAGTATTTATCGCAAAATGGTCTCTCAGAATAAAACATTTGAGGAAATCTATGATTTATTTGCCCTTCGGGTGATCACCAACTCGAAACAAGACTGTTACGGGGTGCTGGGTATTGTTCATGCTCTCTGGAAGGCCAGGCCGGGAAGGTTCAAGGACTATATAAATATGCCCAAGACAAATATGTATCAGGCGATTCATACGACGGTTATGGGGCCTCATAACCGGTTAATGGAGGTTCAGATAAAAACTAAAGAGATGCATGAGGTAGCCGAATATGGGGTGGCCGCTCATTGGCGTTATAAGGAAGGCAAACCGAGAGATGCTAAATTTGATGAGAAATTAGCCTGGCTGCGTCGAATTGTTCAAACCCAGGAAGAGTTGGGGGATGAATGGGATTTTATGGATGGTGTGATGACGGACCTCTTTGCTGATGAAGTCTTCGTTTTTACGCCTAAAGGAGAGATCAAGGCCTTACCCCGTGGGTCAACCCCCATAGATTTTGCCTATAGTATCCATACTGATGTGGGCAGTCATTGTAAGGGAGCCAGGGTGAATAATCGAATTGTCCCTTTGAGGTATAAGTTGATCAGTGGCGACATTGTGGAGATAATGACTTCCCCCAGGGCGCATCCTTCTCGAGATTGGCTTGGCCTGGTTAAGACCGTCCGGGCCAGGGGAAAGATTCGCCAGTGGCTGCTCAAGTCCAGGGTTGAAGAGGTAGAGGGCGAGAAACCCCCTTCTAAGGATGAGGCAGGTAGAGAATTCCATCCACCTTCCCAGGCGGGTTGGCCACTTCCACTGGTAAAGCCCCGGCAGCGGGCTTCTTCTACTGGGGTGAGGGTTTCCGGAGTTATGGATATGGATGTCCGGTTTGCCAAGTGCTGCAGTCCTGTGCCGGGAGATAAGGTCGTAGGTTATGTGACTCAGGGCCGGGGGGTTTCTATTCACCGGAAGGATTGCCCTAATATCCTTGCTTTACCCGAGATTTCCAAACGGCGTCTCCCTGTATCCTGGGATCAAGGTTCATCAGCCTCCTTTGAAGTGGGCATAACCTCTCTGGCCCATGATAGGGCGGGACTTATGGCGGATATGCTGGCGGCCATTTCGGCCACTCAAACTACCATTAATGCCGCTGATGCCAGAAAAACCGAGGATAGTATGGCTACATGTCATTTTACCGTCCTTATTAGCCATCAGACCGAACTGGAAGACATTTTAAAGGCATTGGAGAAGGTCCCCGGTGTGGTTAAGACCTATCGGAGTAAACCGATCTAA
- a CDS encoding tetratricopeptide repeat protein, with product MRIINILIVLTLTFLIAGCGDQASKYYQRGLEYSRSDKPEDWERAIAEFKKIIELKVRAYDRTAHLYRKLGDHLLSRGFWDEAIKYYRQALELQPGLAELHYSLGICYANKGVLEENYLAEAIKEYEAAIRLDADFAEPHYGLGMVYFFKKGEHERGIAYFKEAIRLEPKYAEAHLALAKAYYQLHRYEEALARYDHVIKLYPSKMQVVADYHYNKGVIYKEMGQRHKAIESFNRAVDVDYYHGEAREELRELGVTRYDRLDRIKEELRKGVNR from the coding sequence ATGCGGATTATTAATATCTTAATAGTCCTGACCTTGACCTTTTTAATCGCCGGCTGTGGTGATCAGGCCAGCAAGTATTACCAGCGAGGGCTTGAATACAGCCGCAGCGATAAGCCCGAGGACTGGGAGCGGGCCATCGCCGAGTTTAAGAAGATTATCGAACTGAAGGTGAGAGCCTATGACAGGACGGCCCATCTTTATCGAAAACTGGGCGATCATTTACTGAGTAGAGGATTTTGGGATGAGGCCATTAAGTACTACCGTCAGGCCCTCGAGCTTCAGCCTGGCCTAGCTGAGCTTCATTACTCTTTAGGTATATGTTATGCTAACAAGGGGGTATTGGAAGAGAATTATTTGGCTGAAGCGATCAAGGAGTATGAGGCCGCCATCAGGCTGGATGCTGATTTTGCTGAACCCCATTATGGATTGGGAATGGTCTATTTTTTTAAAAAAGGAGAGCACGAGCGCGGGATTGCCTATTTTAAGGAAGCGATCAGGCTTGAGCCCAAATACGCGGAGGCTCATCTGGCTTTAGCTAAAGCCTACTATCAACTTCATCGGTATGAAGAGGCCTTAGCTCGATACGACCATGTGATCAAGCTTTATCCCTCTAAGATGCAGGTGGTGGCTGATTATCATTACAACAAAGGTGTTATTTATAAAGAGATGGGACAAAGACACAAGGCCATTGAGAGTTTTAACCGGGCGGTTGACGTTGACTACTATCACGGCGAAGCCAGGGAAGAATTAAGAGAATTGGGGGTCACTCGCTATGACCGTTTGGACAGGATAAAGGAAGAATTGCGTAAGGGAGTTAACCGGTAA
- a CDS encoding BON domain-containing protein — MKEDWAINVEVRSELVKRWIDVRKISISTVSGVVHLKGSVVFREDKDFSYREKPQIMKQLEEVIKRLPGVKAIKFRLANWVKVDGCWQMLDSNYLGE, encoded by the coding sequence ATGAAAGAAGACTGGGCCATCAATGTTGAGGTTAGATCAGAATTGGTTAAAAGATGGATAGATGTGAGGAAGATTAGTATAAGCACTGTCTCCGGAGTGGTTCATCTTAAGGGATCGGTTGTCTTTAGAGAAGATAAAGATTTTTCTTATCGAGAGAAACCCCAAATAATGAAACAACTCGAAGAGGTTATCAAGAGGCTTCCAGGGGTAAAGGCCATTAAGTTCAGATTGGCTAATTGGGTCAAAGTAGACGGTTGCTGGCAAATGTTAGATAGTAACTACTTAGGTGAGTAA
- the secF gene encoding protein translocase subunit SecF, translated as MRFDFDIDFLGWRKFAFILSGIIIMVGIVSLIVKGGPKYGIDFAGGTLVQIKFARPVTVTTLEQMRNALAKVGLGKNVQRLGEEKDEVVIRTISVDPSGLAGGIKGALGDKFGRYNILRIEMVGPSIGKDLRGIALYCIFLSLAALLLYITWRFEFKFAVGAVIALIHDTLVVIGIFSLLDKEFNIPIVAALLTIIGYSLNDTIVVFDRIRENLKLLRKEVYSTILNLSINQTLSRTIITALTTLFTVIALFIWGGEVIHDFAFAFVIGIIVGTYSSIYVASPIVLEWHLRQHK; from the coding sequence ATGAGGTTTGATTTTGATATTGATTTTTTAGGGTGGCGGAAATTTGCCTTTATTTTATCCGGAATTATCATTATGGTGGGGATAGTTTCTTTAATTGTTAAAGGCGGTCCGAAGTATGGTATTGACTTTGCCGGCGGAACCCTTGTTCAGATTAAATTTGCCCGGCCGGTAACCGTCACTACCCTGGAACAAATGAGAAATGCCCTGGCCAAGGTTGGTCTGGGGAAGAATGTGCAGCGATTGGGCGAGGAAAAGGACGAGGTTGTTATCAGAACCATTTCAGTTGACCCTTCTGGTTTGGCTGGGGGCATAAAAGGTGCCCTGGGGGATAAGTTTGGGAGATATAATATCCTCAGGATAGAGATGGTTGGCCCCAGTATTGGCAAGGATTTGAGGGGGATAGCCCTCTATTGTATTTTCCTTAGCTTAGCCGCCCTTCTTCTCTACATTACCTGGCGCTTTGAGTTTAAATTTGCGGTAGGCGCGGTCATTGCCCTTATTCACGACACCCTGGTGGTGATCGGTATCTTTTCTCTATTGGATAAGGAGTTTAACATCCCTATTGTGGCTGCCCTGCTGACTATTATCGGTTATTCCCTCAATGATACCATCGTTGTCTTTGACCGCATTAGAGAAAACTTGAAACTGTTGCGGAAGGAAGTCTATTCCACTATTCTAAATCTGAGTATTAACCAGACCCTTTCCAGGACAATTATTACGGCCCTTACGACTCTATTTACTGTCATAGCCCTCTTCATCTGGGGTGGGGAGGTCATTCATGACTTTGCCTTTGCCTTCGTGATCGGAATCATTGTCGGAACCTATTCTTCCATATATGTCGCCAGCCCAATTGTCCTGGAGTGGCACTTAAGGCAACACAAATAG
- a CDS encoding helix-turn-helix domain-containing protein, with the protein MATFIMEDLAEELSGNDLERMLSVSEAAELLGVSKTTIRRFSNSGHLKSYRIGPGKHRRFKKRDVLEVLNADY; encoded by the coding sequence ATGGCTACCTTTATAATGGAAGACCTTGCGGAAGAACTTTCAGGAAATGATCTGGAGCGGATGTTGAGTGTAAGCGAGGCGGCTGAACTCCTGGGGGTGAGTAAAACCACCATTCGCCGCTTCAGTAATTCCGGTCATTTAAAAAGCTACCGGATTGGTCCGGGTAAGCATAGGCGGTTTAAAAAGAGAGACGTCCTGGAGGTTCTAAATGCGGATTATTAA
- the secD gene encoding protein translocase subunit SecD produces MQKRLDWKIGLIIIVLGLSGFFAYPPSKKINLGLDLQGGMHIVLEVDTSKLKEGEDPSDVVDMALEIIRNRVDKFGIAEPSIQKQGNNRIVVELPGIDDPERAINLIGKTALLEFKLVADEADLDKALKGEIPEGYVLAYQESKDSGETAPFLLKEPAELTGATLTNAMVRFDSQFNQPYVNLSFNPEGAKRFSEVTGANIEKRLAIVLDGKVKSAPVIRSKIPDGEAMIEGNFDYEEAHDLAIVLRAGALPAPVEVAENRVIGPSLGQDSINKGILACLIGSGLVIVFMAVYYKYSGLLANLCLLFNIVIILGVMALFKATLTLPGIAGILLTIGMGVDANVLIFERIREELRAGKTARTSIAAGFSRAFLTILDANVTTLITTFILFQFGTGPIKGFAITLSTGILASLFTALFVSRVGFDLVMKRRQITRVSI; encoded by the coding sequence ATGCAGAAAAGATTAGACTGGAAAATAGGGCTTATTATTATTGTTTTAGGGTTGTCCGGTTTTTTTGCTTACCCTCCCTCTAAAAAGATCAATCTGGGGTTGGATCTACAAGGCGGGATGCATATTGTTCTTGAGGTGGATACCTCTAAATTAAAGGAGGGTGAAGACCCATCGGATGTGGTGGATATGGCCCTTGAGATTATTCGCAATCGGGTAGATAAATTTGGAATAGCTGAGCCTTCTATCCAGAAGCAGGGTAACAACCGGATTGTGGTTGAGTTGCCGGGGATAGATGATCCTGAGCGGGCCATTAATCTTATTGGTAAAACAGCCCTCCTGGAGTTTAAGCTGGTGGCTGACGAGGCCGATCTGGACAAGGCTTTAAAGGGCGAGATTCCGGAGGGCTATGTCCTTGCTTACCAGGAAAGTAAAGATAGTGGTGAAACGGCTCCTTTTCTTTTAAAAGAGCCGGCGGAGCTTACCGGGGCCACTTTGACTAATGCTATGGTCAGGTTTGATTCGCAGTTTAACCAGCCTTATGTTAACTTGAGCTTTAATCCAGAGGGGGCAAAGCGATTTTCCGAGGTTACCGGCGCCAATATAGAAAAGAGGCTGGCTATTGTTCTTGACGGGAAGGTAAAGTCGGCGCCGGTGATACGGTCAAAGATCCCGGATGGGGAGGCGATGATAGAGGGGAACTTTGACTACGAAGAGGCCCATGACCTGGCTATTGTTCTTCGGGCCGGCGCCCTGCCTGCTCCGGTTGAGGTGGCCGAGAATCGGGTTATTGGCCCTTCTTTGGGGCAAGACTCGATTAACAAGGGAATCCTGGCCTGCCTTATCGGAAGCGGTTTGGTTATTGTCTTTATGGCGGTCTACTATAAGTATTCGGGTTTATTGGCTAATCTGTGTCTTTTGTTTAACATAGTTATTATTCTGGGGGTGATGGCTCTGTTTAAAGCCACCCTTACCCTGCCTGGTATTGCCGGCATACTCCTTACTATTGGTATGGGGGTTGATGCCAACGTCCTTATCTTTGAACGGATCAGGGAAGAGCTCAGGGCGGGTAAAACGGCCCGAACATCTATTGCCGCCGGTTTTTCCAGAGCCTTTCTTACCATTCTTGATGCCAATGTGACCACCTTGATTACCACCTTTATTTTATTCCAATTCGGCACCGGGCCGATAAAGGGATTTGCCATTACACTGAGTACTGGAATCCTGGCCAGTCTCTTTACGGCTCTCTTTGTCAGCCGGGTTGGCTTTGACCTGGTGATGAAAAGACGTCAGATAACGCGGGTGAGTATTTAA
- the topA gene encoding type I DNA topoisomerase, whose amino-acid sequence MNHKSLVIVESPAKAKTINRYLGNEFLVKASVGHIKDLPENKIGVDIENKFTPQYVIIKGKGKVINELKTAAQTSKAIYLAPDPDREGEAICWHLADELNGARTSIYRVIFNEITREGIAAGMANPGQIDLNKVNAQQARRILDRLVGYKLSPLLNKKVRKGLSAGRVQSVAVRLICEREREIEAFVPEEYWSIEAELKKEGGPSFTAKLEKIKGKKADLKCEEDAKAVVAELGQAEFKVTKVEHKEKSRKPAPPFITSTLQQEASKKLNFGVKKTMQIAQQLYEGIELGDEGPTGLITYMRTDSTRVAAEAQAAARGYIKGRYGADYIPDKIPVYQSKRGAQEAHEAIRPTYCERIPDEIKKYLEKDQYLLYQLIWSRFLASQMSPAQVKTTSVDIEAKDCLFRATGSEILFPGFMTLYVVEDEKKEEGIGVLPPLAKGDILILLKLTPNQHFTQPPPRYNEASLVKTLEEKGIGRPSTYAAIIGVITARDYVKREGGRFYPTELGMLVNDLLVENFPRVLDFGFTADMEDNLDKIEEGKTEWVNVLSDFWDDFEQTLKKAQGEMRNVKKEQEVVTDQVCELCGGKMIVKTSRWGSKFLGCENFPKCRSTKPLEEEAEETNEVCELCGAKMVVKRGRYGLFLSCSRYPECKSTKPITLGVPCPVKGCGGELVARRSKKGRTFYGCSRYPDCSFVTWYEPTSEKCPNCNGLLVKKKKKTGDTLSCISEECKYEAISS is encoded by the coding sequence ATGAACCACAAATCCTTAGTTATCGTTGAATCACCAGCCAAGGCAAAAACCATTAACCGCTATCTGGGTAATGAATTTCTAGTCAAGGCCTCGGTCGGCCATATTAAGGACTTGCCTGAGAATAAGATAGGGGTGGATATAGAGAATAAATTTACTCCCCAATATGTGATTATTAAAGGCAAGGGTAAAGTTATCAATGAGCTTAAGACAGCCGCCCAGACGAGCAAGGCTATTTACCTGGCTCCGGACCCTGATCGGGAAGGAGAAGCCATCTGCTGGCATCTGGCTGACGAGTTGAATGGCGCAAGAACCTCTATCTATCGGGTTATCTTCAACGAGATTACCCGTGAAGGGATCGCCGCCGGGATGGCCAACCCGGGACAAATTGATCTCAATAAAGTTAATGCCCAACAGGCCAGGCGGATATTAGATCGTCTGGTGGGTTATAAATTGAGTCCCCTGCTTAACAAAAAGGTTCGCAAGGGTCTTTCAGCCGGGAGGGTTCAGTCGGTGGCTGTTCGTCTTATCTGCGAGCGCGAACGCGAGATAGAGGCCTTTGTCCCTGAAGAATACTGGTCAATCGAAGCCGAACTGAAAAAAGAAGGCGGGCCTTCCTTTACAGCCAAACTGGAAAAGATAAAGGGTAAAAAGGCGGACCTTAAATGTGAGGAGGATGCGAAGGCGGTGGTGGCTGAGCTTGGTCAGGCCGAATTCAAGGTAACTAAGGTGGAGCATAAAGAAAAGAGTAGGAAGCCTGCGCCTCCTTTCATTACCAGCACCCTTCAGCAAGAGGCCTCAAAGAAGCTTAACTTTGGGGTGAAAAAGACCATGCAGATAGCCCAGCAACTTTACGAAGGGATCGAGCTGGGTGATGAAGGTCCCACTGGTCTCATTACTTATATGCGAACTGACTCAACCAGGGTGGCGGCTGAGGCTCAGGCCGCGGCTAGGGGATACATCAAAGGTCGATATGGGGCGGACTATATCCCGGACAAGATACCGGTCTACCAAAGCAAGCGTGGTGCCCAGGAGGCGCATGAGGCTATTCGGCCTACTTATTGTGAAAGAATCCCGGATGAAATAAAGAAATATCTGGAGAAGGATCAATATCTGCTCTATCAGCTTATCTGGTCTCGCTTTCTGGCCAGCCAGATGAGTCCGGCGCAAGTAAAGACTACCAGTGTAGATATAGAGGCTAAAGATTGCCTCTTCCGGGCGACCGGCTCTGAGATATTGTTTCCCGGCTTTATGACCCTTTATGTAGTTGAGGATGAGAAAAAGGAAGAGGGAATAGGGGTTTTGCCGCCGTTGGCTAAGGGTGATATCCTGATTTTACTTAAGTTGACCCCCAATCAGCATTTTACTCAACCCCCGCCGCGCTATAATGAGGCCAGCCTGGTAAAGACCTTAGAAGAGAAGGGGATTGGCCGTCCGAGCACCTATGCCGCTATCATTGGTGTCATTACGGCCAGGGATTATGTAAAACGTGAGGGGGGACGGTTCTATCCTACTGAACTGGGGATGTTGGTGAACGATCTCTTAGTAGAAAATTTCCCCCGGGTGTTAGATTTTGGATTTACGGCTGATATGGAAGACAACCTGGATAAGATAGAAGAGGGAAAGACAGAGTGGGTTAATGTCTTATCCGACTTTTGGGATGATTTTGAACAGACCCTTAAAAAAGCTCAGGGTGAAATGAGAAATGTCAAGAAGGAACAAGAGGTAGTCACTGATCAGGTTTGTGAGCTTTGTGGGGGGAAGATGATTGTTAAGACAAGTCGATGGGGAAGCAAGTTCCTGGGCTGTGAGAATTTCCCCAAATGTCGTTCGACTAAACCCTTAGAAGAAGAGGCCGAAGAAACAAACGAGGTCTGTGAGCTGTGTGGGGCTAAGATGGTGGTTAAGAGAGGTCGATATGGTCTCTTTCTCTCCTGTAGTCGATATCCGGAATGTAAGTCCACTAAACCTATTACCCTGGGGGTCCCCTGTCCGGTCAAGGGCTGTGGAGGTGAGCTGGTGGCCAGACGGTCAAAAAAGGGACGGACCTTCTATGGCTGTAGCCGCTATCCTGACTGTAGCTTTGTGACCTGGTATGAGCCGACTTCTGAAAAATGTCCTAATTGTAATGGTCTTTTGGTCAAGAAGAAGAAAAAAACAGGGGACACCTTGAGTTGTATCTCGGAAGAGTGTAAGTATGAAGCTATCTCCTCTTGA